The Variovorax sp. J2L1-78 genome segment CAGCACCGACGACGCCCCCGGCACCCACGACAGCACCGCGTAGACGACGAGCAGCGCCGTCAGGCCCGACACCACCAGCTGCGCCAGCCCGACCAGCGACACCAGCGGCAGGATCGCCATCCGGGTGAAGTCTCCGAGCAGGAGCCACAGCAGCAGGAACTTCGCCATGACCAGCAGCCAGGCGGCGATCAGGCTGGCCAGGTCCCAGCGCTTGGCCGAGGGCACGATGCGGCGCAGCGGCATCACGATCCAGTCGCTCACGGCAAAGACGAAGCGGCCCAGTGGATTGCCGAAGGGCACGCGGTGGTACTGCATGTACAGCCGCAGCAGGCAGGCGCCGCCCAGGAGGCCGACGATGACGTCGAGCAGGAAGGAAGGGATCTGATAGAGCATGGCGCGCAGACGGCGTGAAAGGAAGGCGATGATAGTCAGACGCCGGTGGCGCCACCGTGTCCGGCGCCAGGCAGCAAGGGTTTCTGCGCCGGCGATGATCTGCTACGGTGGATGGCCAAGCGACATCCGCCCTCCGCCACCATGCCGACGCCCCTCCCCTCGCCGCTGCCGCTGTTCCCGCTGGGTTCGGTGCTCTTCCCCGACGGCTACCTGCCGCTGCGCATCTTCGAGGTCCGCTACCTCGACCTCATCGGGCGCTGCCACAAACTCGGCCTGCCCTTCGGCGTGGTCAGCCTGACCCAGGGCGCCGAGGTGCGCGTGGCGGGTGCCGACGCCGAACGCTTCGCGGCGGTCGGCACCATCGCGACCATCCGCAGCTTCGAGGCGCCGCAGTCCGGCCTGATGCAGATCGAATGCATCGGCACCCAGCGCTTCCGGGTGCGCAGCAGCGAGCTGCAGAAGCACGGGCTGTGGACGGCCGAGGTCGAGGCCATCGCAGCCGACGTGGCCGTCGACGTCCCGGCCGACCTGCAGCACGCCGCCGACGCGCTGCGCCGGCTGGTCGACACGCTCGAGGAGCGCCGTCGGATGGAGCAGCAGGAGGACCTGCGCCTGCCCATGGCCGAGCCCTACCGTTTCGACGACTGCGGCTGGGTCGCCAACCGCTGGTGCGAACTGTTGCCGATGCAGTCCGAACTCAAGCAGCGGCTGATGGAACTCGACAGCCCGCTCATGCGGCTCGAACTGGTGAGCGACCTGCTCGCGCGCAACGGCATCGCGCGCTGACGGGCGCGCCGCATCCTGCCCGATCACGGGGGGCGGCCCGCTAAAATGGCAGGTTTTGCGCGGCACCGCCCGTGCCATCCAGCCTGCTCCCCATGACCGAACCCACGACCTCCCCCGCGCCCGCGATCGACGACAACCAGCTCATGGCGGAGCGTCGCGAGAAACTCAAGGCGCTGCGTGCGGCGCAGGCCAGCGGCAAAGAGGTCGCCTTCCCGAACGATTTCAAGCCCGCACACCGTGCCGCGGCACTGGTCGCGGCCCATGGCGGCACCGAGGCCGAGCCGCTGGAAGCGCAGGCCGTCGTGGTCAGCGTCGCCGGCCGCATGATGCTCAAGCGCGTGATGGGCAAGGCCAGCTTCGCGACGCTGCAGGACAGCACCGGCCGCATCCAGCTCTACGTCACGCGCGACGCGCTCGGCGAAGAGGCCTACGCGGCCTTCAAGCATTACGACCTGGGCGATATCCTCGGCGCCGAAGGCACGCTGATGAAGACCAAGACCGGCGAGCTGTCGGTCAAGGTGAGCCGGCTGCGGCTGCTCACCAAGAGCCTGCGCCCGCTGCCCGACAAGTTCCACGGCATGGCCGACCAGGAGCAGAAGTACCGCCAGCGCTATGTCGACCTGATCACCGACGAGACCGCGCGCGAGCGCTTCAAGGCGCGCAGCAAGGCCGTGAGCGCGCTGCGCGAATTCATGGTGGCGAACGACTTCATCGAGGTCGAGACGCCCATGCTGCACCCCATTCCGGGCGGCGCCAACGCCAAGCCCTTCAAGACGCACCACAACGCGCTCGACCAGGAGATGTTCCTGCGCATCGCGCCCGAGCTGTACTTGAAGCGCCTGATCGTCGGCGGCTTCGAGCGCGTGTTCGAGATCAACCGGAGCTACCGCAACGAGGGCATCTCGGTGCGGCACAACCCCGAATTCACGATGATGGAGTTCTACGCGGCCTACTGGAACTACCAGGACCTGATGGACTTCACCGAGATGATCATCCGCACGATCGCCAAAAAGACGGTCGGCAGCGAGCAACTCACCTATGGCGGCAAGCCGGTCGACCTGAGCCAGCCCTTCGAGCGGCTCACGATCCGCGAAGCCATCCTGAAGCACACCGATGCCGGCGCGAACGTCGACGACACCGCGTGGCTCGTCAACGCCCTGCGCAAGATCGGCCTCTCCGAAGAGAAGGACAAGCTCTCGCAGCGCAGCCTGGCCAGCCTGCAGGTCATGTACTTCGAGGAAACCGTCGAAGAGAAGCTCTGGCAGCCGACCTTCATCATGGAGCACCCGACCGAGATCTCGCCGCTGGCGCGCGCCAACGACGAACGGCCCGAGGTGACCGAGCGCTTCGAGCTTTACATCACCGGCCGCGAGTTCGGCAACGGCTTCAGCGAGCTGAACGACGCCGAAGACCAGGCCGCGCGCTTCAACGCGCAGGTGGCCGCCAAGGACTCGGGCGACGACGAGGCGATGTTCTACGACCACGACTTCGTGCGCGCGCTCGAATACGGCATGCCGCCCACCGGCGGCTGCGGCATCGGCATCGACCGCTTCATGATGCTGCTGACGGATTCGCCGAGCATCCGGGACGTGATCCTGTTCCCTGCCTTGCGTCGCGAGTCTTGAACACGTTGAACGCCGGCATCGGGATCGATTTCGGCACCTCCAATTCGGCGATCGCCTGGGCGGTCGATGGCGGCATCGCCCAGGCGCTGCCGCTCGAAGGGGCGGCCACGACGATGCCCACCGCCCTCTTCTACAACGCCGAAGACCGCAGCACGCACTTCGGCCGCGACGCCGTCGCCATGTACCTGGCCGGCGTCGAAGGCCGGCTGATGCGTTCGCTCAAGAGCCTGCTCGGCAGTTCGCTCATGCAGGAAACCACGGCGGTGTACGACGGCCTGGTGAGCTTCCAGGACATCGTCGCGCGCTTCCTGCACGAACTGGGCACACGTGCCGAGCAGACGCTGGGCCATCGTCCGCAACGCGTGGTCATCGGCCGCCCGGTGCACTTCGTCGACGACGACGCCAAGCGCGACCGCCTGGCCGAAGACAGCCTGCGCCAGGCCGCACGCGCCGCCGGCTTTCGCGACATCGGCTTCCAGTTCGAGCCGATCGCCGCGGCCTTCGACTACGAGCAGCGCGTCACGAAGGAATCGCTGATCCTCATCGTCGATATCGGCGGCGGCACCTCCGACTTCACCGTGGTGCGCCTCGGGCCGGAACGCGCCACCCAAGCCGACCGCAGCAGCGATGTGCTGGCCACCAGCGGCGTGCACATCGGCGGCACCGACTTCGACCAGCGCCTGAACCTCGAGCAGGTGATGCCCACGCTGGGCTTTCGCCACCACGACGCGCGCGGCCGCGAGGTGCCGAGCAAGGTGTTCTTCGAGCTCTCGTCCTGGCACCTGATCAACTGGCTCTACGCGCCCAAGGCCGTGCGCCAGGCGCAGGAACTGCGCACCAGCTACGCCGACACGCGGCTGCACGACCGGCTCATGACGGTGCTGGAGGAGCGCTACGGCCACCGCATCGCAAGCGAGGTCGAGCAGGCCAAGATCGACGGTTCGGTCAGCGATGCGGCCGTGACCATCGACCTTTCCTTCGTCGAGACCGGCCTCGGCGCGGCGCTGACGCCGGACGACATGGCGCAACAACTCGCCGAATCGCTGGGCAAGGTGGTCGCCAGCGCGCACGAGTGCGTGCGGCGCGCCGGCCTGCGCAGCCACGACCTCGACGCGATCTACCTGACGGGCGGCTCGTCCGCCCTGCGGCCCTTCCAGCAGGCGCTGCGGCGCGGCTTCGCCGGCGTGAAGCTGGTCGAGGGCGATCTGTTCGGCGGTGTCGCCGCCGGCCTCGCCTACGCGGCCCGCGACGCGCGCACGGCGTGAAGTACATCGCGCACTACCCGCCTGCCCTGCAGGCGCAGGTGCGCACGCTGATGGCCGAGCAGGGACTCGGCCCGATGCTGCTCAAGCGCTACCCGGCCGCGCACGAGGTGCGTACCGACCGCGCGCTCTACGACTACGTGAACGCGCTCAAGGCCGAGTTCCTGCGCAACGCCGATCCGCTGTCGAAGGTGATGTTCGACAGCAAGCTGCACGTCATCCGCCACGCGCTGGGCACGCACACCACCGTCTCGCGCGTGCAGGGCAGCAAGCTGAAGGCCAAGCGCGAGATCCATGTGGCCAGCCTGTTCAAGACGGTGCCGCTCGAATGGCTGCGGATGATCGTCGTGCACGAACTTGCCCACATGAAGGAGCGCGAGCACGACAAGGCGTTCTATGCGCTGTGCACGCACATGGAGCCGGACTACCATCAGCGCGAGTTCGACCTGCGGCTGTACCTGACGCACCTGGAGGCCGGGGGGCCGCGGCTGTGGAATTCCGAAGCCGACGACGCGACGCGTCAGGCCGGCAACTGCGACAGCGCCCTGCCGTAGGCCGGCGACGCGACCAGCGCGTCCCACGCCAGTGCCGGCAAGGGCAGCAGCAGCGCCCGTCGCCGCGCCTCGCCCGCCGCGTCCGGCTGCCAGCGTCCGGCCTGGGCGGCGGCGCCGAAGCCATCGAGCAGTTCGTCGAGCGGTGCGCCGTCGCCGATGCTCTGATTGCACAGCATCGCCAGGTCGCAGCCCGCATCCAGCGCGGCCAGCGCCGCGTCGGTGTAGCTGAGCAGGCGGCCGTCGATGTAGCGGCCGGCCTCCATGCTGAGGTCGTCGCTGAAGATCGCGCCGTCGAAGCCCAGCCGCCCGCGCAGGATGTCCCGCAGCCACTTCGACGAGAAGCCCGCCGGCCGCGCATCGACCTTCGGGTAGATCACGTGTGCCGGCATGACGGCCGCCAGCGTGCCGGTAAGCCATTCGAAGGGCCGTGCGTCGTCGGCCAGGATCGCCTTCAGGCTGCGCCGGTCGACCGGGATCGCCACGTGCGAGTCGGCCTTGACGAAACCGTGCCCCGGAAAGTGCTTGCCGCAGTTGGCCATGCCGGCCTGCAGCAGGCCGTGCATCACGCTCTTCGCGAGCAATGTCGCCACGCGCGGGTCGCGATGGAAGCTGCGGTCGCCGATGACCGAGCTCTCGCCGTGGTCCAGGTCGAGCACCGGCGCGAAGCTGAAGTCGACACCGACGGCACGCAGTTCGCTCGCCAGCACGAAGCCGGCGGCCGTGGCGGCCTGCACGGCGCGCATCGGGTCGTCCATCCACAGCGTGCCCAACGCACGCATCGACGGCAGCCGGGTGAAGCCATCGGTGCGAAAGCGCTGCACCCGGCCACCCTCGTGGTCGACGCAGATCAGCAGGTCGGGCCGGATCGCCTTGATCTCGGCGTTGAGCGCCTGCATCTGCGCGCGGCTCTGCCAGTTGCGGGCGAAGTGGATGACGCCGCCGACCTGCGGGTGGGCGAGGCGGCGGCGGTCGTCAACGCCGAGCGCGGGGCCGGCCACGTCGATGATCAACGGGCGTTGGGTGACGGGAGCACTCATGCGGTGGGAGTCGTGTTCTGTTCGACCACCACGAAGCTGGCCGCATAGTCGGTTTCGTCGGTGACGGTGACGTGGGCCGTGAGGCCGCGCGCCTCGAACCATTCCTTGAGCACGCCGTGCAGCACGATCACCGGCTTGCCGCTGCGCTCGTTGGCGATCTCGCAGAGGCGCCAGCTCATCGGCATGCGCATGCCCATGCCAACCGCCTTGCTGAAGGCTTCCTTGGCGGAGAAACGGGTGGCGAGGTAACTGAGGCCGCGCTTGGGCCAGCGTGCGCTGCGTGCCTGCCAGACGGCGAACTCCGCGTCGCTCAGGACCTTGCGGGCGAAGCGCTCGCCCTGGCGCTCGAAGGTGGTGGCGACGCGGCGGACGTCGCAGATGTCGGTGCCGATGCCGTAGATCACGCGGTCAGGCGGCGCGCTGCGCCTCGTCGATGCAGCGCAGGTAGTCGCGCGTCGTCGCGGTGTAGCCGAGCTCGAGGGCGTCCGACACGAAGGCATGACCGATCGACACCTCCTTCACGCCCGGCACCGCGCGCAGGAATTCGGTAAGGTTGTCGCGGCTCAGGTCATGGCCGGCGTTGACCTCGAGTCCGGCGGCCTGCGCCGCGCGGGCGGCCTCGGCGTACAGCGCCAGCACCGCATCGGCCCGCGAGGTGCCGCGCGAGGCGGCGTAGCCCTCGGTGTAGAGCTCGACGCGGTCGGCACCGACCGCCCTGGCCGCGGCCATCATCTCGGGCGCCGGGTCCATGAAGAGGCTGACGCGCACGCCGAGCTTCTTGGCTTCGGCGATCAGCGGGCGCAGACGCTCGGCGTCTTCCGGAAAGGTCCAGCCGTGGTCGCTGGTGGACTGGGTTTCGCTGTCGGGCACGAAGGTCGCCTGGTGCGGGCGGCAGTCGCGTACGAAGTCCATCAGGTTGTGGAAAGGGTTGCCTTCGATGTTGAACTCGGCGTCGGGCCAGTCGCGGGCCAGCAGGTCGGAGAGTTCGTGCACATCCTGCGCGCGGATGTGGCGCGCGTCGGGCCGGGGGTGCACGGTGATGCCCTTGGCGCCCGCGTCGAGGCAGACCGCGGCCGCGAAGAGCACGCTCGGGATGCCGAGGTGGCGTGTGTTGCGCACCAGGGCGACCTTGTTCAGGTTGACCGAAAGGGCCGTGAGAAGGGAAGGCGTGGTCATGGCGTTCAAAGGGCTTGCAGGTCCCGCATCATCTGCCGGGTGCGCAGGGTGGACACGCCGCAATGGTAGTTCAGCAGCACCCGCAACTGGGTTCGCAAGGCGCCGTTGTTGCCGGTGGTGAGCTGGGCGACGCAGCGCAGCGTGGTGGTGAAAGGGGCGCGGTCGTCCAGCGCTGCCTGGAGCGCTTGCCAGTCGGCACCGGCCAGCGCCGTTTCGTCGTCCGACGCTTCGCGCAGCCCCGCTTCGGGCAGCAAGGCATAGCGCACATCGTGCGACAGCGGCGCGAGGGTCGACGTCTCGGCGTCGAGCGCGGGCAGCAGGCCGACCTCGCGCAGCAGCAGCAGCTCGAAGGCCCGCAAGGCAGCCGCCTGCGTCGCGGCCTGGGCCCCGGCATGGTCGCCGGCCAGCACCTCGACCACACCGGCATAGGCGTCGAACAGCGCCTCGTGCGCGTCGTCGCGCGCCAGCAGGCGCAGCAGCAGCTCGTTGATGTAGTAGCCGGACATCAACGACTCACCGGTCGGCATGACATGGCCGCCCATCCATTCGGCGGCCTTCAGCGTGCGGATCTCGGCATCGCCACCGTAGTTGAGCTGCAGCGGCTGCAAGGGGAGCAGCACCGGGCGGAAGTTGGAACTCGGCCGTTTGGCGCCCTTGGCCACCACCGCGATGCGCCCGTGGTGGCGGGTGAAGGCTTCCAGGATGACGCTCGACTCGCTCCAGTCGTAGCGGTGCAGCACGTAGGCCGGCTCGTGGGAGACGCGGTGGGTGGCCACCGGCTGGCTATTCGTAGCCGAAGCTGCGCACGCGCGCCTCGTCGTCGGCCCAGCCCGAGCGCACCTTGACCCACAGCTCGAGGAACACCTTGGCGTCGGCCAGCTTCTCCAGTTCGACACGGGTCTCCATGCCGATGCGCTTGATGCGCTCGCCCTTGTCGCCGATCACCATGGCCTTGTGGCCATCGCGCTCGACCACGATGGTGGCGGCAATGCGCAGCAGGCGCTTCTGGCCCTTCTTCTGCGGCGGCTCTTCCTCGAACTTGTCGATGATGACCGTCGAGGTGTAGGGCAGCTCGTCGCCGGTCAGGCGGAACAGCTTCTCGCGCACCAGTTCGCCGGCCAGGAACTTCTCGCTGCGGTCGGTGAGTTCGTCCTGGTCGTAGAACCAGGGCTGCTCGGGCAGGTACTTGGCGCAGATGCCGAACAGGCGCTCGACGTCCTTCGCGTTCTTGGCCGACATGGGCACGAACTCGGCGAAGGCGTGCTTGCCCTGCATGGTCTGCAGCCAGGGCGCGATGTCGCCGCGGCGGTGGACGTTGTCGAGCTTGTTGGCCAGCAGCACGGTCGGGATGCCCTTGCCGAGCAGCTTGAGCACGCGCTCGTCGGCGGGCGTGAAGCTGCCTGCCTCGACCACGAACAGGATCAGGTCGACATCGCCGACCGCGCCCTGCACCGTCTTGTTGAGCGACTTGTTGAGGGCGTTGGCATGCAGCGTCTGGAAGCCCGGCGTGTCGACGAAGACGAACTGGGTCGCCCCCAGCGTGCGCATGCCTGTGATGCGGTGGCGCGTGGTCTGCGCCTTGCGTGAAGTGATGCTGATCTTCTGGCCGACCAGCGCGTTGAGCAGCGTCGACTTGCCGACGTTCGGCTTGCCGACGATGGCGATCAGGCCGCAGTGCTGCGGACCTTGCGGCACGGCGTCGGGCGCCACGGGGGTAGAGTCTTCTTCAGGGTCGCCAGGGGCGTCGTGGGTGATGTTCATTTTGCTTTCGTGCCGCGCGCCTTGAGCTGGATCAGCATCGCGGCGGCGGCGGCTTGTTCGCCAGCGCGGCGCGAGCCGCCGATGCCGCGCTCGGTCAGGCCCATCTCGACCACCTCGCACGCGACATCGAAGGTCTGTTTGTGGGCTGCCCCGAGCGTGCCGACCACGCGGTAGATGGGCAGCTTCATTTTGTGCCCCTGCAGCCATTCCTGCAATTCGGTCTTGGGATCCTTGGCGGCCGCGTCCATGCGCGGCGTGATCTCGACGGACTCGTAGAGCCGGTGGACCAGCGCCTGCGCCGCGGGGTAGCCCGCGTCGAGGTAGACGGCGCCGATCAGCGCTTCCAGCGCGTCGGCCAGAATCGAGGGGCGGTTCGGCCCGCCGGAGCGGGCCTCGCCCTCGCCCAGCCGCAGCAGCGGCGACAGCGCGAGTTTGATGGCCAGCTGATGCAGCGTGTCCTGCTTGACCAGGTTCGCCCGCACCCGCGACAGGTCGCCCTCGGGGAGTTCGGACAACCGCACGTAGAGCAGGTGCGACACCGCCAGATTCAGGACCGAGTCGCCGAGGAATTCGAGCCGCTCGTTGTGGTCGGCGGAGAAGCTGCGATGCGTGAGCGCGAGTTGCAGCAACCGCGCGTCGGCGAACGTGTGCCGGAGGCGCGCCTGCAGCGCAACAAGAGCGCCTTCTGCCACGGTCAGCGGGACTGGCCCTGGCCGCTGTACTTGAGCAACAGGTAGGCCGGGCCGAAGAGGTGGATCTCGCGGTCGTACGCGAAGGACACGACCACCTTGTCGCCGACCTTCTGCACGTCGAGGTCCTTGCCGCTCACCGACTTGAAGTCGTCGATGGCCTGGGCCCGGTCGAAGATCGACCGCACCTCGGGCACGGTCGAGCCCTCGGCCGCCTTGGTCGCTGCCTTCTGGATGGCCTGGTACTCGATCAGCGTGGGAATCACCTGCGCCACCACCACGCCGACGCACGCCAGCACGATGGCGACGAACAGCAGCCCGATGAATGAAATGCCCCGCTGCCTCGATGCCGAGACCGACCGATGTGCCCTCACTGCCATTGCTCTACCCCTCGATGGATTGCTTTTATTGGAACGCGCCGATGCGCCCGAGATTGCCGAAGTTCATCCAGACGAAGAAGGCGCGACCGACGATGTTCTTGTCCGGAACGAAGCCCCAGTAGCGCGAATCGAGCGAGTT includes the following:
- a CDS encoding M48 metallopeptidase family protein; amino-acid sequence: MKYIAHYPPALQAQVRTLMAEQGLGPMLLKRYPAAHEVRTDRALYDYVNALKAEFLRNADPLSKVMFDSKLHVIRHALGTHTTVSRVQGSKLKAKREIHVASLFKTVPLEWLRMIVVHELAHMKEREHDKAFYALCTHMEPDYHQREFDLRLYLTHLEAGGPRLWNSEADDATRQAGNCDSALP
- the lysS gene encoding lysine--tRNA ligase, encoding MTEPTTSPAPAIDDNQLMAERREKLKALRAAQASGKEVAFPNDFKPAHRAAALVAAHGGTEAEPLEAQAVVVSVAGRMMLKRVMGKASFATLQDSTGRIQLYVTRDALGEEAYAAFKHYDLGDILGAEGTLMKTKTGELSVKVSRLRLLTKSLRPLPDKFHGMADQEQKYRQRYVDLITDETARERFKARSKAVSALREFMVANDFIEVETPMLHPIPGGANAKPFKTHHNALDQEMFLRIAPELYLKRLIVGGFERVFEINRSYRNEGISVRHNPEFTMMEFYAAYWNYQDLMDFTEMIIRTIAKKTVGSEQLTYGGKPVDLSQPFERLTIREAILKHTDAGANVDDTAWLVNALRKIGLSEEKDKLSQRSLASLQVMYFEETVEEKLWQPTFIMEHPTEISPLARANDERPEVTERFELYITGREFGNGFSELNDAEDQAARFNAQVAAKDSGDDEAMFYDHDFVRALEYGMPPTGGCGIGIDRFMMLLTDSPSIRDVILFPALRRES
- a CDS encoding Hsp70 family protein, with product MNTLNAGIGIDFGTSNSAIAWAVDGGIAQALPLEGAATTMPTALFYNAEDRSTHFGRDAVAMYLAGVEGRLMRSLKSLLGSSLMQETTAVYDGLVSFQDIVARFLHELGTRAEQTLGHRPQRVVIGRPVHFVDDDAKRDRLAEDSLRQAARAAGFRDIGFQFEPIAAAFDYEQRVTKESLILIVDIGGGTSDFTVVRLGPERATQADRSSDVLATSGVHIGGTDFDQRLNLEQVMPTLGFRHHDARGREVPSKVFFELSSWHLINWLYAPKAVRQAQELRTSYADTRLHDRLMTVLEERYGHRIASEVEQAKIDGSVSDAAVTIDLSFVETGLGAALTPDDMAQQLAESLGKVVASAHECVRRAGLRSHDLDAIYLTGGSSALRPFQQALRRGFAGVKLVEGDLFGGVAAGLAYAARDARTA
- a CDS encoding LON peptidase substrate-binding domain-containing protein — its product is MPTPLPSPLPLFPLGSVLFPDGYLPLRIFEVRYLDLIGRCHKLGLPFGVVSLTQGAEVRVAGADAERFAAVGTIATIRSFEAPQSGLMQIECIGTQRFRVRSSELQKHGLWTAEVEAIAADVAVDVPADLQHAADALRRLVDTLEERRRMEQQEDLRLPMAEPYRFDDCGWVANRWCELLPMQSELKQRLMELDSPLMRLELVSDLLARNGIAR
- the acpS gene encoding holo-ACP synthase, with the protein product MIYGIGTDICDVRRVATTFERQGERFARKVLSDAEFAVWQARSARWPKRGLSYLATRFSAKEAFSKAVGMGMRMPMSWRLCEIANERSGKPVIVLHGVLKEWFEARGLTAHVTVTDETDYAASFVVVEQNTTPTA
- a CDS encoding pyridoxine 5'-phosphate synthase; its protein translation is MTTPSLLTALSVNLNKVALVRNTRHLGIPSVLFAAAVCLDAGAKGITVHPRPDARHIRAQDVHELSDLLARDWPDAEFNIEGNPFHNLMDFVRDCRPHQATFVPDSETQSTSDHGWTFPEDAERLRPLIAEAKKLGVRVSLFMDPAPEMMAAARAVGADRVELYTEGYAASRGTSRADAVLALYAEAARAAQAAGLEVNAGHDLSRDNLTEFLRAVPGVKEVSIGHAFVSDALELGYTATTRDYLRCIDEAQRAA
- a CDS encoding DUF4845 domain-containing protein — its product is MAVRAHRSVSASRQRGISFIGLLFVAIVLACVGVVVAQVIPTLIEYQAIQKAATKAAEGSTVPEVRSIFDRAQAIDDFKSVSGKDLDVQKVGDKVVVSFAYDREIHLFGPAYLLLKYSGQGQSR
- the rnc gene encoding ribonuclease III, which gives rise to MAEGALVALQARLRHTFADARLLQLALTHRSFSADHNERLEFLGDSVLNLAVSHLLYVRLSELPEGDLSRVRANLVKQDTLHQLAIKLALSPLLRLGEGEARSGGPNRPSILADALEALIGAVYLDAGYPAAQALVHRLYESVEITPRMDAAAKDPKTELQEWLQGHKMKLPIYRVVGTLGAAHKQTFDVACEVVEMGLTERGIGGSRRAGEQAAAAAMLIQLKARGTKAK
- the recO gene encoding DNA repair protein RecO; this encodes MATHRVSHEPAYVLHRYDWSESSVILEAFTRHHGRIAVVAKGAKRPSSNFRPVLLPLQPLQLNYGGDAEIRTLKAAEWMGGHVMPTGESLMSGYYINELLLRLLARDDAHEALFDAYAGVVEVLAGDHAGAQAATQAAALRAFELLLLREVGLLPALDAETSTLAPLSHDVRYALLPEAGLREASDDETALAGADWQALQAALDDRAPFTTTLRCVAQLTTGNNGALRTQLRVLLNYHCGVSTLRTRQMMRDLQAL
- the nagZ gene encoding beta-N-acetylhexosaminidase, which gives rise to MSAPVTQRPLIIDVAGPALGVDDRRRLAHPQVGGVIHFARNWQSRAQMQALNAEIKAIRPDLLICVDHEGGRVQRFRTDGFTRLPSMRALGTLWMDDPMRAVQAATAAGFVLASELRAVGVDFSFAPVLDLDHGESSVIGDRSFHRDPRVATLLAKSVMHGLLQAGMANCGKHFPGHGFVKADSHVAIPVDRRSLKAILADDARPFEWLTGTLAAVMPAHVIYPKVDARPAGFSSKWLRDILRGRLGFDGAIFSDDLSMEAGRYIDGRLLSYTDAALAALDAGCDLAMLCNQSIGDGAPLDELLDGFGAAAQAGRWQPDAAGEARRRALLLPLPALAWDALVASPAYGRALSQLPA
- the era gene encoding GTPase Era is translated as MNITHDAPGDPEEDSTPVAPDAVPQGPQHCGLIAIVGKPNVGKSTLLNALVGQKISITSRKAQTTRHRITGMRTLGATQFVFVDTPGFQTLHANALNKSLNKTVQGAVGDVDLILFVVEAGSFTPADERVLKLLGKGIPTVLLANKLDNVHRRGDIAPWLQTMQGKHAFAEFVPMSAKNAKDVERLFGICAKYLPEQPWFYDQDELTDRSEKFLAGELVREKLFRLTGDELPYTSTVIIDKFEEEPPQKKGQKRLLRIAATIVVERDGHKAMVIGDKGERIKRIGMETRVELEKLADAKVFLELWVKVRSGWADDEARVRSFGYE
- a CDS encoding YggT family protein, producing the protein MLYQIPSFLLDVIVGLLGGACLLRLYMQYHRVPFGNPLGRFVFAVSDWIVMPLRRIVPSAKRWDLASLIAAWLLVMAKFLLLWLLLGDFTRMAILPLVSLVGLAQLVVSGLTALLVVYAVLSWVPGASSVLLDLVSRLAEPIVRPLRRIIPLVGGVDLSPLAAIVLLQVVAIVLGSLMGSVWALGR